A window from Phycisphaerae bacterium encodes these proteins:
- a CDS encoding Ig-like domain-containing protein produces MNTVNLPIALRSLGRLALVLGLGLAAAGVPSTLMAAAPVAAAGSAKAEPGETITITLSATDADSDPLTYIISTLPTKGSLAVGSTTLAAGDLPYAIPAAGRTVTYTATTTAHGTDTFTFKANDGTQNSTAATITVTVNREPLTGMTELTTPPNTDLNITLPVSDADGDTLSFVIVSLPGHARLKSGSAILTDADIPYATSSNKLTYSPDTDYHGLDTFEFTASDGYVTTGSISVAVQINTAPVPEDQRVTLLPDSSVTIRLIANDADRDPIEYTIASLPGHGTLSTGEVLIEEGDL; encoded by the coding sequence ATGAATACAGTCAACTTGCCGATTGCTTTGAGGAGTCTCGGGCGATTGGCCTTGGTCCTGGGGCTCGGCCTGGCCGCGGCCGGCGTTCCCTCGACCCTGATGGCGGCCGCACCCGTTGCCGCGGCCGGCTCAGCCAAAGCGGAGCCAGGCGAAACGATAACCATCACCCTCTCGGCGACCGATGCGGACTCGGATCCCCTGACTTACATCATCAGCACGCTGCCCACCAAAGGCTCGCTGGCCGTCGGATCGACCACGCTTGCGGCCGGAGACCTTCCCTACGCGATTCCCGCTGCCGGCAGGACCGTCACCTACACGGCCACAACCACGGCACACGGCACGGACACCTTCACCTTCAAAGCCAACGACGGCACGCAAAACTCCACCGCTGCCACGATCACCGTGACCGTGAACCGCGAGCCCCTTACCGGAATGACCGAACTGACTACGCCACCGAACACGGACCTGAACATCACCCTTCCGGTGAGCGACGCGGATGGCGATACCCTCTCGTTCGTCATCGTCTCGCTGCCGGGCCACGCACGGCTCAAGTCGGGTTCGGCCATTCTGACGGATGCTGACATTCCTTACGCAACGTCGTCGAACAAGCTCACCTACTCGCCGGATACCGATTATCACGGGCTCGACACCTTCGAATTCACTGCAAGTGATGGCTACGTCACAACCGGGTCGATCAGCGTGGCCGTCCAGATCAATACGGCTCCCGTGCCCGAAGACCAACGCGTCACGCTCCTGCCCGACTCATCTGTAACGATACGCCTGATTGCCAACGATGCGGACCGGGATCCCATCGAATACACCATCGCCAGCCTGCCCGGGCACGGCACCCTGTCGACGGGCGAGGTTCTGATCGAGGAAGGTGATCTGC
- a CDS encoding acetolactate synthase, whose product MSLLHKPLETVGGHGAPAVRQISVFVENRLGQLLSITQVLEKKDIKMLALSIVDLVDCAIVRLLFDAADEAIRVLREAGFTVTVAEVVVVRLPKGKRGLLTVWSALLGAEINIAYAYPLLASQKGSAIAIYVDNVDLAIDTLRTHNFEVLDESDLQEET is encoded by the coding sequence ATGTCACTGTTGCACAAGCCCTTGGAGACGGTGGGGGGGCACGGAGCGCCTGCGGTTCGGCAGATTTCCGTCTTCGTGGAGAACCGGTTGGGCCAACTCCTGAGCATTACGCAAGTCCTTGAGAAAAAAGATATTAAGATGCTGGCCCTGTCGATTGTTGACTTGGTTGACTGCGCCATCGTGCGGTTGCTTTTTGATGCCGCAGATGAGGCGATTCGCGTTCTCCGCGAGGCGGGTTTCACTGTGACGGTCGCAGAGGTGGTTGTCGTTCGCCTGCCGAAAGGCAAACGAGGCCTTTTGACCGTCTGGTCGGCCTTGCTTGGAGCTGAGATCAACATTGCGTATGCCTACCCCTTGCTGGCCTCCCAAAAAGGATCCGCGATCGCCATCTACGTGGACAATGTGGACTTGGCCATCGATACCCTCCGTACCCACAACTTTGAGGTGCTCGATGAATCGGATTTGCAGGAAGAGACGTAG
- a CDS encoding PilZ domain-containing protein: MPTGEIVKLTRKQIARLIRKRMETAGQRYDGAELRRAPRWPFPGTVELRYATGDNNQQWFAVCRDISEGGMGVKTDTYFPPDALLDISVHLPEQTFYGQAKVRYCKEMDGEAEYLMGIQFVFDD, translated from the coding sequence ATGCCGACGGGAGAGATCGTCAAACTGACACGCAAGCAGATCGCCCGCCTCATCCGCAAGCGGATGGAGACGGCCGGGCAGAGATACGATGGAGCCGAGCTGCGGCGGGCGCCGCGCTGGCCATTTCCAGGCACTGTCGAACTGAGGTATGCGACGGGCGACAACAACCAGCAGTGGTTTGCCGTTTGTCGAGACATCAGTGAGGGCGGTATGGGCGTGAAGACGGATACGTACTTCCCGCCTGACGCGCTGTTGGATATCTCGGTGCATCTGCCCGAGCAGACCTTCTATGGCCAGGCGAAGGTGCGATACTGCAAGGAGATGGACGGCGAGGCGGAGTATCTGATGGGTATTCAGTTCGTCTTCGACGACTAA
- a CDS encoding PilZ domain-containing protein codes for MRAREMVIGEVPKLTRDVIAEIVRQLPHEAPHQQDDRNDPRRHPRYSSRGTVELRPVFSRQSDSLTGNVMNISEGGLGMSSAHYFEPDSVVDIVVQLPHASFATKACVRYCKKVRGEYMTGLAFIFGS; via the coding sequence GTGCGAGCAAGAGAGATGGTCATCGGAGAGGTTCCCAAGCTCACCCGAGACGTTATCGCCGAGATCGTGCGGCAACTGCCCCATGAGGCTCCTCATCAACAAGACGACCGTAACGATCCGAGACGACACCCACGATACAGCTCACGGGGCACAGTTGAATTGCGACCGGTGTTCAGCCGGCAAAGCGATAGCCTGACGGGTAACGTAATGAACATTTCCGAAGGGGGCCTGGGGATGAGCTCCGCACATTACTTCGAGCCCGATTCGGTGGTTGACATCGTCGTACAGTTGCCCCACGCATCCTTCGCAACCAAGGCCTGTGTTCGCTACTGCAAGAAGGTCCGGGGCGAGTACATGACCGGGTTGGCTTTCATCTTCGGAAGTTGA
- a CDS encoding Ig-like domain-containing protein, translating to KTLTRGVNEVLYSVTPGYRGTDSFHFRVSDGVAGSDRAVVAVAVNTPPLSPDSAVSGFCGTIITGVLSPSDEDGDKVTLRLTALPKTGVLKINDVTASLTATYTAASIGPPFTFSFTPDAGAVGTETFQWCANDGREDSIPGTVTLAVLPLPDGGGPSDGGSDGGSSSGSGTGCGALGMGEVVFLTVGLLLVPSRTRRLPFSHP from the coding sequence CCAAGACGCTTACCCGAGGCGTAAATGAGGTCTTATACAGCGTGACTCCGGGCTATCGAGGAACAGATAGCTTTCACTTTCGGGTCAGTGATGGCGTGGCCGGCTCGGACCGCGCGGTCGTCGCCGTCGCGGTGAACACTCCGCCTCTATCACCCGACTCTGCCGTCTCCGGCTTCTGCGGCACCATCATCACCGGCGTCCTGAGCCCCAGCGACGAAGACGGTGACAAGGTCACGTTGCGTCTGACGGCCCTGCCCAAGACCGGCGTGCTCAAGATCAATGATGTTACCGCCAGCCTGACCGCGACCTATACGGCTGCCAGCATCGGGCCGCCCTTCACCTTCTCCTTTACGCCCGATGCAGGCGCTGTCGGAACCGAGACATTCCAGTGGTGCGCGAATGACGGCCGAGAGGACTCCATACCCGGCACGGTCACTCTTGCAGTCCTGCCTTTGCCTGACGGAGGGGGCCCCAGCGATGGCGGCTCAGACGGCGGAAGTTCGTCCGGTTCCGGCACAGGCTGCGGGGCGCTCGGGATGGGTGAGGTGGTTTTCCTGACTGTTGGGTTGCTTCTCGTGCCTTCTCGGACGCGCAGGTTACCGTTTTCGCACCCTTGA
- a CDS encoding zinc metallopeptidase: MLGWWDHQYFLLVGPGILLALYASLKVKSTFARAKEMTTRKGWTGRDIAQAILDSEGIHDVAIEPVNSYLGDHYDPRERVLRLSPDVYHGRSIAAAGVAAHEAGHAIQHAHGYAALSLRNSIIPLASIGSNFSFILIMIGLAMALKSLAVIGCALFTMVVLFQLINLPVEFNASTRARQALLANGLVTQVEDEEVGRVLRAAAMTYVAATLTAILTLLYYLMRAGLLGGHRDD, from the coding sequence ATGCTTGGTTGGTGGGATCACCAGTACTTCTTGCTCGTTGGCCCAGGCATTCTGCTGGCCCTCTACGCGAGCCTCAAGGTGAAGTCAACCTTTGCGAGAGCCAAGGAAATGACCACTCGCAAGGGCTGGACCGGCCGTGATATAGCCCAAGCCATCCTCGACAGCGAAGGAATCCACGATGTGGCCATCGAGCCGGTGAACAGTTACCTTGGTGACCACTACGACCCGCGAGAACGGGTGCTGCGATTGAGTCCTGATGTCTACCACGGTCGATCCATCGCTGCGGCAGGTGTGGCCGCGCACGAGGCCGGGCATGCGATTCAGCACGCCCACGGCTACGCGGCGTTGTCCCTGCGGAACAGCATCATTCCCCTGGCCAGCATTGGCTCAAACTTCAGTTTCATACTCATCATGATTGGCTTGGCCATGGCCCTCAAGTCGCTGGCGGTCATCGGTTGCGCCCTGTTCACGATGGTCGTGCTATTCCAGTTGATCAACCTTCCCGTCGAATTCAATGCCAGCACGCGTGCGCGTCAGGCTCTTCTGGCCAATGGTCTGGTCACTCAAGTAGAGGACGAGGAAGTAGGCCGGGTCCTTCGGGCCGCCGCCATGACCTATGTCGCCGCCACGCTGACGGCTATCCTGACGCTGTTGTACTACCTGATGCGGGCCGGCCTGCTGGGTGGTCACCGCGATGATTAA